In Candidatus Cohnella colombiensis, one DNA window encodes the following:
- the queG gene encoding tRNA epoxyqueuosine(34) reductase QueG codes for MSTIATTTSQFWRQFKEELIAAAPSMGIDKLGITSAEPFVELKRQLQSHRELGYESGFEDPDLDKRTDPRLSMPEAQSIISIAVAYPSKLKDAPVSEPGRRRGILSRSAWGEDYHVALRRRMDKLEAWIKERFPDAKLMSMIDTGALADRAVAERAGIGWSGKNCSVITPELGSWVYLGEMLTELPLPPDEQIADGCGDCTRCIDACPTGALVGPGQLNSQRCISYITQTKGFVEEELMMKIGNRLYGCDTCQIVCPVNRGIDIRIHDELAADPEVVKPLLRPLLQLGNRDFKAQFGNSSAAWRGRKPIQRNALIGLGNFKDAGSIPDIAVVLKGDPRPVLRGTAAWALGRIGDQSAMVELEAALETELELEVQEAIVRAISQLNKVHNKTEHQ; via the coding sequence GTGAGTACAATAGCTACAACGACGTCACAATTTTGGAGGCAGTTCAAGGAAGAACTAATCGCAGCAGCACCTAGCATGGGGATTGATAAGTTAGGGATTACTTCTGCAGAGCCATTCGTTGAACTCAAGCGACAGCTACAATCACATCGAGAGCTAGGCTATGAATCTGGCTTTGAAGATCCAGACTTGGATAAACGGACAGACCCGAGGCTGTCGATGCCAGAGGCACAGTCGATCATCTCGATCGCTGTCGCGTATCCTTCTAAGCTGAAAGATGCTCCTGTATCTGAGCCGGGTCGTAGACGTGGAATTCTTTCGCGCTCTGCATGGGGGGAAGACTATCACGTTGCGTTAAGACGTCGGATGGACAAGCTCGAAGCATGGATTAAGGAGCGTTTCCCTGACGCTAAGCTTATGTCGATGATCGATACAGGTGCATTAGCTGATCGTGCGGTTGCCGAACGGGCGGGAATAGGATGGAGCGGAAAAAACTGCTCGGTCATTACGCCTGAGCTAGGCTCATGGGTATATCTCGGAGAGATGCTGACTGAGCTCCCATTGCCCCCAGATGAACAGATAGCTGATGGGTGTGGTGATTGCACCCGTTGTATCGATGCTTGTCCTACAGGGGCGCTAGTCGGTCCGGGACAATTAAATTCGCAGCGGTGTATTTCTTATATTACGCAGACAAAGGGTTTCGTTGAAGAAGAGCTTATGATGAAGATCGGCAATCGATTATATGGTTGCGATACGTGTCAAATCGTATGTCCAGTTAACCGCGGAATCGATATTCGCATACACGACGAATTAGCTGCTGACCCAGAAGTGGTCAAGCCATTGCTACGCCCTCTATTACAATTAGGAAATCGAGATTTCAAAGCTCAATTTGGCAATAGCTCAGCAGCATGGCGCGGTAGAAAGCCAATCCAGCGAAATGCTTTAATCGGTTTAGGAAATTTTAAAGATGCCGGGTCCATTCCGGATATAGCGGTTGTATTAAAAGGAGATCCACGTCCTGTTTTACGGGGGACAGCAGCGTGGGCGTTAGGGCGCATCGGGGATCAAAGTGCAATGGTGGAGTTAGAGGCAGCATTGGAAACCGAGCTTGAACTAGAGGTTCAAGAAGCAATCGTTCGCGCCATATCCCAATTGAACAAAGTGCACAATAAAACCGAACATCAGTAA
- a CDS encoding YneF family protein, with amino-acid sequence MWSWLIPTLTFIVGLIVGVIIGVFYLRYQMTKMQSNPDMIQKMAKQMGYNMNSQQLQKAQQMMKNQSAGGNPKANANSGSNRNNPKFRR; translated from the coding sequence ATGTGGTCTTGGCTTATTCCAACCTTGACATTTATTGTAGGGTTGATTGTAGGGGTAATAATTGGGGTGTTCTATCTTCGTTATCAAATGACTAAGATGCAGAGCAATCCTGATATGATCCAGAAGATGGCGAAGCAAATGGGTTATAACATGAATAGTCAGCAGCTACAAAAAGCGCAACAAATGATGAAAAATCAAAGTGCGGGTGGCAATCCAAAGGCGAATGCCAACTCGGGTAGCAATAGAAATAATCCGAAATTCCGCAGATAG
- a CDS encoding HD domain-containing protein, which translates to MRLVDIETVEQGQNLGKTIFSSNGSILLSKGVQLTVFMISTLKRLGVTAIYLEDPDFRDISIEEVISEETKQMVIHQMSESFETMRSGKSFSTKAISQSVDQLLDDVMKNQNMLVQLSDIRTADNGMYLHGINVCMISSLIGLNMGLNMIQLKELAIGALLHDIGKLDAPEVQEGRMHHAWRGFDLLKHKREYSLLIAHVAFQHHEHVDGTGAPRGLNGDEIHLYAKIVAVANRYDNLLFGGPEEERLKPHEACEQLNAMSGIELDHEVLTQFMRIVSIYPNGISVKLSNRQTGVVVGQHRGLPGRPVIRVIDKESESEASANEIDLAQHTTVFIDEVLV; encoded by the coding sequence TTGAGACTAGTTGATATTGAAACCGTAGAACAAGGTCAGAATTTGGGGAAGACAATCTTCTCATCGAATGGGTCGATTCTATTATCTAAAGGGGTGCAATTAACAGTCTTCATGATTAGCACCTTGAAGCGGCTCGGTGTGACGGCTATCTACTTGGAAGACCCTGATTTCCGTGATATTTCAATTGAAGAAGTAATCTCCGAGGAAACGAAACAGATGGTCATCCATCAGATGTCCGAATCGTTCGAGACGATGCGCTCAGGTAAGTCATTCAGCACGAAGGCGATTAGCCAATCTGTTGATCAGTTGCTAGATGACGTGATGAAAAACCAAAACATGCTCGTTCAACTGTCTGACATAAGGACGGCAGACAATGGGATGTATTTGCATGGGATAAATGTATGTATGATTTCTTCGTTAATTGGGCTGAATATGGGACTAAACATGATCCAGCTGAAAGAGCTTGCGATCGGTGCACTGCTTCACGATATTGGTAAGTTAGATGCACCTGAAGTTCAGGAAGGTCGTATGCATCATGCTTGGAGAGGGTTCGATCTGCTCAAGCATAAGCGAGAATACAGCTTGCTCATTGCGCATGTAGCTTTTCAGCATCATGAGCACGTAGATGGGACGGGAGCACCGCGAGGTTTAAATGGTGATGAAATTCATCTCTATGCGAAGATCGTTGCTGTTGCGAATAGGTATGATAACCTGTTGTTTGGCGGCCCAGAAGAGGAACGCTTAAAGCCTCATGAAGCGTGTGAGCAGTTAAATGCGATGTCCGGTATTGAACTGGATCATGAAGTGCTCACCCAATTCATGCGGATTGTCTCGATTTATCCGAATGGGATTTCTGTGAAGCTCTCTAATCGCCAAACAGGTGTCGTCGTTGGACAGCATCGAGGTTTACCAGGCAGACCCGTCATTCGTGTAATCGATAAAGAGAGTGAATCCGAGGCGTCTGCGAATGAGATTGATTTGGCACAGCACACGACAGTTTTCATAGACGAAGTATTAGTTTAA
- a CDS encoding superoxide dismutase: MAHELPALPYANDALEPHIDSATMEIHHGRHHNAYVTNLNNALNSAPELASKSVEDLIADLNSVPESIRTAVRNNGGGHANHSFFWKTISPNGGGAPTGALATAIDSELGGFDKFKETFAAAGATRFGSGWAWLALSKDGKLKVYSLPNQDNPIMEGDTPILGLDVWEHAYYLKYQNKRPDYIAAFWNVIDWNAVGAIYDASK, encoded by the coding sequence ATGGCACACGAATTACCAGCACTACCTTATGCAAATGATGCTCTTGAACCACACATTGATTCTGCAACGATGGAAATTCATCATGGTCGTCATCATAATGCGTATGTGACGAACCTCAACAATGCGCTCAATTCTGCACCTGAGCTTGCTAGCAAAAGTGTAGAAGATCTGATTGCTGATCTGAATAGCGTTCCTGAAAGCATTCGTACTGCAGTTCGCAACAATGGTGGCGGTCACGCAAACCATTCCTTCTTCTGGAAGACAATCAGCCCGAACGGTGGCGGTGCACCTACTGGCGCTCTTGCTACTGCAATCGATAGCGAGCTTGGCGGCTTTGACAAGTTCAAAGAAACTTTCGCTGCTGCTGGTGCTACACGCTTCGGTTCTGGCTGGGCTTGGCTCGCACTTAGCAAAGATGGTAAGCTCAAAGTTTACAGCTTGCCTAACCAAGATAACCCGATCATGGAAGGCGATACTCCTATATTAGGTCTTGATGTCTGGGAGCACGCTTACTACTTGAAATACCAAAACAAGCGTCCTGACTACATTGCTGCTTTCTGGAACGTTATCGATTGGAATGCAGTTGGTGCCATCTACGACGCTTCGAAATAA
- a CDS encoding GNAT family N-acetyltransferase — translation MQIRSFQLSDYRFVSELLEEVLSEECCEETMGAFARQLSCDSELVLVAESEGVIAGVLIGTIDEQKGYVYRIAVLTQYRRQGVGTALVNAMHNRFSKRKVLKVLVAVDKHNEMLRPFYESLGVKAMEYSRLARPLSIVAG, via the coding sequence ATGCAGATTCGTTCTTTCCAACTATCGGACTATCGATTCGTCTCTGAGCTTCTGGAAGAAGTGCTATCAGAGGAATGCTGCGAGGAGACGATGGGGGCATTTGCCCGTCAATTATCATGTGATAGTGAGCTCGTACTTGTAGCAGAGTCGGAAGGCGTTATTGCTGGAGTATTAATCGGTACGATTGATGAGCAGAAGGGTTACGTCTATCGGATTGCCGTACTTACACAATACCGGCGACAAGGAGTCGGAACTGCACTCGTGAACGCGATGCACAATCGATTCAGTAAGCGTAAAGTGTTGAAGGTGTTAGTTGCAGTGGACAAGCATAATGAAATGCTTCGTCCGTTCTACGAATCACTAGGTGTGAAGGCGATGGAATATTCTCGTCTTGCACGACCGCTGTCTATTGTAGCAGGCTAG
- the lepB gene encoding signal peptidase I produces MTEQSQTVNHKRRVSEKREKRPMSGWKKELWDWTKALGISLIVVLLLRAYVFQLTTVKNISMQPTLYEGEWLFVNKISYQFTSPNHQDVIILEDPDGVPDHKDFLVKRIVGVPGDTIEIRNHQLYVNGTLTIEPYTEVNIEDSDFGPVTVTQGHYFVMGDNRHLNGSRDSRAFHEISADSIQGRAELILWPISRWAKL; encoded by the coding sequence ATGACTGAGCAATCACAAACGGTTAATCATAAGAGAAGAGTTAGTGAGAAGCGTGAGAAGCGTCCAATGAGTGGATGGAAGAAAGAATTATGGGATTGGACGAAGGCGCTAGGGATTTCATTAATCGTCGTTCTTCTACTTCGCGCATATGTGTTTCAATTGACAACGGTTAAAAATATTTCGATGCAACCTACTCTGTACGAGGGTGAATGGTTATTCGTTAATAAGATTAGTTACCAATTCACATCGCCTAATCATCAAGATGTCATTATTCTAGAGGATCCTGATGGTGTGCCTGATCATAAAGACTTTTTAGTGAAGAGAATTGTCGGTGTTCCAGGTGATACGATTGAAATTAGAAATCACCAGTTATATGTTAATGGTACGCTAACTATTGAACCGTATACGGAAGTCAATATTGAGGATAGCGACTTCGGTCCTGTGACGGTAACGCAAGGGCATTACTTCGTAATGGGTGATAATCGTCATCTTAATGGAAGCAGAGACAGCCGAGCCTTTCACGAAATATCAGCAGATAGCATTCAAGGTAGAGCGGAGCTTATTCTGTGGCCGATCAGCAGGTGGGCGAAGTTGTGA
- a CDS encoding DUF402 domain-containing protein — protein MSAVPNSYEHCVIKSFKHDGSLHRVWVENWRIPDEQLHPIHANESMWVYLNDHTTIIEKGGKEWISKIPAVSFFMPQEWFNVVALLESKGIRYYCNLASPPYRYGNTLTYIDYDLDLVSLPDGSVHELDREEYGRHREEYRYSEEVQVQVEQGLIKLREKITAGAPPFTDTIIYNYYEQWKNQLDV, from the coding sequence ATGAGCGCGGTCCCGAACAGCTATGAACATTGCGTCATCAAGAGCTTTAAACATGATGGCTCACTCCACCGTGTTTGGGTAGAAAATTGGCGAATACCTGATGAACAGCTTCATCCGATCCATGCTAATGAATCGATGTGGGTCTATTTGAACGATCATACGACAATTATAGAAAAGGGGGGCAAGGAGTGGATTAGTAAAATTCCTGCTGTATCCTTTTTCATGCCTCAAGAATGGTTTAATGTTGTCGCGCTCCTTGAAAGTAAAGGGATTCGATATTATTGTAACTTAGCATCTCCACCATATAGGTATGGGAACACATTAACTTACATTGATTATGACTTGGATCTTGTATCACTTCCGGATGGCTCCGTCCATGAGCTTGATCGTGAAGAATATGGACGTCATCGTGAAGAATATCGTTACAGTGAAGAAGTACAAGTGCAAGTCGAGCAAGGGTTAATTAAGCTTCGTGAGAAGATTACTGCGGGTGCCCCTCCATTTACTGATACAATCATATATAATTACTATGAACAGTGGAAAAATCAATTGGATGTGTAA
- the folE gene encoding GTP cyclohydrolase I FolE, whose protein sequence is MAGAKDYLNTNVGDNREQIEHHIREILRLIGEDADREGLLETPARVTRMYEEIFSGYAVDPRDVLGVTFDEQHEELVIVKDIVYYSQCEHHMAPFFGKVHIGYVPSGKIAGLSKFARLVDAVSRRLQVQERITSQIADLLDEVLKPHGVMVVVEGEHLCMCARGVKKYGSKTVTSAVRGHFRKSATLRAEFLGLIKQ, encoded by the coding sequence ATGGCAGGAGCCAAAGATTACTTAAATACGAATGTTGGTGACAATCGGGAACAGATCGAGCATCATATACGTGAAATTTTGAGGCTGATCGGTGAAGATGCAGATCGTGAAGGTCTGCTTGAAACCCCTGCTCGTGTAACTCGGATGTACGAGGAGATTTTTTCGGGCTATGCTGTTGATCCGCGTGATGTGCTCGGTGTAACGTTTGACGAGCAACACGAAGAGCTTGTCATCGTGAAAGATATTGTCTACTACAGTCAATGCGAGCATCATATGGCACCTTTCTTTGGAAAGGTTCATATCGGCTATGTTCCAAGTGGGAAGATAGCCGGACTCAGCAAGTTTGCTCGACTCGTAGATGCGGTATCACGTCGTCTTCAGGTGCAAGAGAGAATTACATCTCAGATTGCTGACTTATTGGACGAAGTGCTCAAGCCACACGGTGTGATGGTTGTCGTTGAAGGTGAGCATTTGTGCATGTGCGCACGCGGTGTGAAGAAATATGGCAGCAAGACGGTTACTTCCGCTGTAAGAGGCCATTTCCGCAAGAGCGCAACACTTCGTGCGGAGTTTCTAGGATTGATCAAGCAATAG